A window of the Cicer arietinum cultivar CDC Frontier isolate Library 1 chromosome 6, Cicar.CDCFrontier_v2.0, whole genome shotgun sequence genome harbors these coding sequences:
- the LOC101508305 gene encoding uncharacterized protein: MAGKQVSGEGLSANLAGMSKNQLYDIMSQMKNLIEQNKQQARQILIQNPMLTKALFQAQIMLGMVQSPQAVSKVQPVAPQNNQQSAVQPTQQPSVQPAPILPGKGGVQDQPGVSQTQIPPRRHQKQPSVPVSYPAVPAMSHQSQPTPAHSLQMPQQPKGHLTPQVAPASIPQSSQLPHIPSPSVHSSSQPLHPTQMPTASSQVQQPLQAPGFPHMPLQPPLPPQLRPPSVQTFHPQYPPQMGANLGFQHAGASHNLPQSMFHPGTKPPSSVGSTFPLGQTPLPSQQSSQPPYQVGNMPFGSDFGNQSGNAMQIDRGSSWMPGPSENLVQHSGPLGPQSVVSVLVGAANQPLRPPALTPEMEKALLQQVMSLTPEQINLFLRNKEIKCCNCN; this comes from the exons ATGGCCGGAAAACAGGTCAGCGGCGAAGGTTTATCGGCGAACCTCGCCGGAATGTCGAAGAATCAGCTCTACGATATCATGTCTCAAATGAAG AATCTGATCGAACAGAATAAGCAGCAAGCGAGACAGATCCTCATTCAAAACCCTATGTTGACCAAAGCACTCTTCCAG GCACAAATTATGCTTGGAATGGTGCAATCACCTCAAGCG GTTTCTAAAGTTCAACCAGTGGCTCCTCAAAACAATCAGCAGTCAGCAGTACAACCAACCCAACAACCAAGTGTTCAGCCTGCTCCAATATTGCCTGGGAAAGGTGGCGTACAAGATCAACCAGGTGTATCACAAACTCAAATTCCTCCCAGGAGACACCAAAAGCAGCCTTCAGTGCCAGTTTCATATCCTGCTGTTCCTGCAATGAGTCATCAATCTCAGCCTACGCCTGCACATTCGTTGCAGATGCCACAACAGCCTAAAGGACATCTGACTCCCCAAGTGGCTCCAGCATCTATTCCCCAATCGTCACAACTTCCACACATACCTTCACCATCTGTTCATTCATCTTCACAACCACTTCATCCAACTCAAATGCCAACTGCTTCCAGTCAGGTGCAGCAACCATTGCAAGCACCTGGATTTCCGCATATGCCTTTGCAGCCACCACTGCCACCACAACTCAGACCACCTTCAGTGCAAACCTTCCATCCCCAATATCCCCCACAAATGGGTGCCAATTTAGGTTTTCAACATGCTGGTGCTTCTCATAATCTTCCACAATCCATGTTTCAT CCAGGTACAAAACCTCCTTCTAGTGTTGGATCTACGTTCCCACTTGGGCAGACACCACTACCAAGTCAACAATCATCTCAGCCACCTTATCAG GTTGGAAATATGCCATTCGGGTCTGATTTCGGTAATCAATCTGGAAATGCAATGCAAATTGATAGAGGGTCTTCTTGGATGCCTGGTCCATCAGAAAATCTAGTACAGCATTCTGGTCCTCTGGGACCACAATCTGTGGTTTCTGTTCTGGTGGGTGCTGCTAATCAGCCTCTTAGGCCCCCTGCG TTGACACCAGAGATGGAGAAGGCACTGCTTCAGCAAGTCATGAGTCTCACACCAGAGCAGATAAATCTTTTCCTCCGGAACAAAGAAATCAAGTGCTGCAACTGCAACTGA